In Saccharomycodes ludwigii strain NBRC 1722 chromosome III, whole genome shotgun sequence, one DNA window encodes the following:
- the WSS1 gene encoding metalloendopeptidase WSS1 (similar to Saccharomyces cerevisiae YHR134W | WSS1 | Weak Suppressor of Smt3) translates to MPRKGRAKVVVDPQQKRETRLQHSKRLGLTNKNPLITHIAALNRGNPRKDDSLKLLYEIAHKVSYIMKQQSFRVGQLVEFYPSNKALLGMNVNRGARILIRLRYPNDPHSFLPLESLVGTMLHELTHNLFGPHDSKFYSKLDSLSSEQWIIEQKGLYNTFLGDGIRLSTFSVTDLTNYNKLGSARISTTNGPRVLGNNNTKDHAHKTHTKTPRQMAAIAAERRSYDNKWCRDTNTHSINKMEHEVTNPGLKIIDLTELDEKDGHGQNRKGKSHDVQEKKIENKALIRHDHVNTYIEISDNDDNTADKNHVIDTNSTNNTHEVILIDDIDKQ, encoded by the coding sequence ATGCCCAGAAAAGGTAGAGCTAAAGTGGTAGTAGATCCACAGCAGAAAAGAGAAACGAGACTGCAACATTCTAAAAGATTAGgattaacaaataaaaacccATTGATAACACATATAGCAGCGCTAAACAGGGGGAACCCGCGTAAAGATGATTCTCTAAAATTGTTATATGAAATAGCTCATAAGGTTTCCTATATAATGAAACAGCAAAGTTTTAGGGTTGGTCAATTAGTAGAATTTTACCCCAGTAATAAGGCATTATTAGGAATGAATGTTAATAGGGGTGCAAGGATCTTAATTCGATTAAGATATCCTAACGATCCTCATAGTTTTTTACCGCTGGAATCACTAGTCGGAACCATGTTGCATGAATTAACTCATAATCTGTTTGGTCCTCATGACTCCAAATTTTATTCTAAATTAGACTCACTATCTAGTGAACAATGGATTATTGAGCAAAAAGGACTAtataatacttttttaGGTGATGGTATAAGATTGAGTACTTTTAGTGTTACTGATTTGAcgaattataataaattagGTAGTGCTAGAATCAGTACTACTAATGGTCCCAGAGTATTgggcaataataatactaaggATCACGCTCACAAAACGCATACTAAAACACCAAGACAAATGGCAGCTATTGCTGCTGAACGAAGATcatatgataataaatggTGTAGAGACACCAATACGCATTCCATCAATAAAATGGAACATGAAGTGACAAATCCTGGtttgaaaattatagaTTTGACAGAACTAGACGAAAAAGACGGACATGGACAAAATAGAAAAGGTAAAAGTCACGATgtacaagaaaaaaaaattgaaaataaagcgCTCATTAGACATGATCATGTGAATACTTACATAGAAATTAGTGATAATGATGACAATACAGCTGATAAAAATCATGTCATTGACACCAAtagtactaataatacACATGAAGTCATACTCATAGACGATATTGACAAACAATAA
- a CDS encoding uncharacterized protein (similar to Saccharomyces cerevisiae YNL156C | NSG2 | protein involved in regulation of sterol biosynthesis (paralog of YHR133C | NSG1)): protein MTTEENQATNNQSNTNKTTGEAALSSLTKPLLYSLYDEDITKSEDNEIYETTQDALLSSSPLGTSNSLTSTLLRNNKYNNKSPTDHVEMEVNHSSAGSTTRKDAFNSSTNSPATTPTIFENTNSPNIRRASNSGGSNTSKNNSSNNINNTHGNRTNIKNNNFMFFVKQIFKNLIDLVVLGIAGILYCQLSNHLYDNQNILHFNVITKPLLKVTGLLSSENTVDTRVYLIYALEGILMGILLPTIDLIRDNVTTDRFYYADRISFMSLIKSWNAIMGVAYGIRKIEWNSSLQASSIWCCLNIILWLFFDGSKTMFFTCVCIGVAAANLSVPILNTVDSINEQKASLFLYFVDIYFIGMLCFGRLGRYLKQNQQ, encoded by the coding sequence ATGACGACTGAAGAAAATCAGGCAACTAATAACCAGAGCAATACTAACAAAACCACTGGCGAAGCTGCTCTATCTAGCCTAACCAAACCATTACTATATAGTTTATATGACGAAGACATTACCAAAAGTGAAGATAACGAAATTTACGAAACCACCCAAGATGCATTGTTATCCTCGTCTCCACTAGGCACTTCTAACTCTTTAACATCAACCTTATTAagaaacaacaaatataataataaaagtccCACTGATCACGTCGAGATGGAAGTAAATCATAGCAGTGCTGGTTCCACAACTAGGAAAGATGCCTTTAACTCTTCAACTAATTCTCCTGCTACCACTCCAactatttttgaaaatactAACTCTCCCAATATTCGCAGAGCCAGTAATAGTGGTGGTAGTAATACTAGTAagaataatagtagtaacaatattaataacacaCATGGTAATAGAACTAATATCAAGAATAACAACTTTATGTTCTTTgttaaacaaatttttaaaaatttaattgatttaGTTGTTTTGGGTATTGCAGGTATTTTATATTGCCAGTTAAGCAACCACTTGTAtgataatcaaaatattctACATTTTAATGTAATTACCAAACCATTGTTAAAAGTTACAGGATTATTATCTTCAGAAAATACTGTTGACACTAGagtatatttaatatatgcTTTGGAAGGTATATTAATGGGTATTCTATTACCCACAATTGATTTAATTAGGGACAATGTAACAACGGATAGATTCTATTATGCTGATAGAATAAGTTTTATGAGCTTAATCAAGAGTTGGAATGCAATTATGGGTGTGGCTTATGGTATTAGAAAGATTGAATGGAATAGCAGCTTACAAGCTTCTTCTATATGGTGTTGTTTGAATATCATATTATGGTTGTTTTTTGATGGCTCAAAAACTATGTTTTTCACTTGTGTTTGCATAGGTGTTGCTGCAGCCAATTTGAGTGtaccaattttaaatactGTTGATAGCATTAATGAGCAAAAAGCAtctctatttttatattttgttgataTCTATTTCATCGGAATGTTATGCTTTGGTAGATTAGGAAGATACTTGAAACAGAACCaacaatga
- a CDS encoding endosulfine family protein (similar to Saccharomyces cerevisiae YHR132W-A | IGO2 | Initiation of G zerO (paralog of YNL157W | IGO1)): MDPNNDREGSISPTQTTGGAMLNNNLSSELLSKLSPQELKIYKMYGKVPRRTDLLAHKLQERKYFDSGDYALSKAGINQGPGEVPSFNNLPVTNPSGLRESIIRRRLSTSQPSSNIGGNANNDNNNNNNNNNNNNNNNNSSNNNSNNNSNNNSAGSVISGPNYSSGIISSINSSIPNTTSDISNISNISDNV; encoded by the coding sequence ATGGATCCTAATAATGACAGAGAAGGAAGTATAAGTCCAACACAAACGACTGGTGGTGCAATgcttaataataatctttcTTCAGAATTATTATCCAAGTTATCACCACAAgagttaaaaatttataaaatgtaTGGAAAAGTTCCACGAAGAACAGATTTATTGGCACACAAATTGCAAGAACGTAAATATTTCGATAGTGGTGACTACGCCTTGAGCAAAGCTGGTATTAACCAAGGTCCGGGAGAAGTACctagttttaataatttaccTGTTACCAATCCTAGTGGTTTAAGGGAAAGTATAATACGGAGGAGGTTAAGTACTAGCCAACCTTCAAGCAACATAGGTGGTAAtgctaataatgataataataataataataataataataataataataataataacaataatagcagtaataataacagtaataacaatagcaataataatagtgcaGGATCTGTGATCAGTGGTCCTAATTATAGTAGCGGTATTATTTCATCAATTAATTCTTCAATTCCAAATACGACTAGTGATATTAGTAACATTAGTAACATTAGTGACAAtgtatga
- the ECM14 gene encoding putative metallocarboxypeptidase (similar to Saccharomyces cerevisiae YHR132C | ECM14 | ExtraCellular Mutant), translated as MSMELLVLSWLLLLFSFNFVSDAASLTAQESKQHQITPLNDYSDYKVIRCNKTIFEENLYNKRSEINKNKNKNKNNYYYENVFKIDNNSDQTEDHLDIWAKSRDFIDIRIHKGDHVPKYCNIMIEDVQSTIDKQMVLEEEKEENNNLSFLKQSAHPFFNTYQNLDEINNWLSELSSNFSELVSMEIVGQTFEGREMKALHISSTEVHSNDTIPNGKKTIVITGGVHAREWVSVSTVCYIAFQLLSRYGHHKRETAYINNLDFLIIPVFNPDGYSYTWTHDRLWRKNRQQTYFPRCFGIDIDHSFDFQWTGTSDFPCSEDYSGESPFEALEADNWNKYLTMKKGDYLLHGYLDFHSYSQEILYPYGYSCDAIPRDLENLLELSYGLARAIRKKSKRKYNVMSSCLDRGSDLTPGLGSGSALDYMYHHRAHWAFQLKLRDTGNHGFLLPAKHIVPVGKESYAAIKYFCDFILNPDL; from the coding sequence ATGTCGATGGAATTACTTGTATTATCttggttattattgttattcaGCTTTAATTTTGTATCTGATGCTGCCAGTTTAACCGCACAAGAGTCAAAACAACACCAAATAACACCTCTAAATGATTATTCTGATTATAAGGTTATAAGGTgtaataaaactatattTGAggaaaatttatataacaaACGATCagaaatcaataaaaataaaaataagaataaaaataactacTACTATGAAAAcgtttttaaaatagataataatagtgacCAGACTGAAGATCACTTAGATATTTGGGCCAAATCACGCgattttattgatataaGAATACACAAGGGTGATCATGTGCCAAAATACTGCAATATTATGATAGAAGATGTCCAAAGTACAATTGATAAACAAATGGttttagaagaagaaaaagaagagaataataatttatccTTTTTGAAACAGTCCGCACATCCATTTTTCAACACATACCAGAATTTAGATGAAATCAATAATTGGCTCTCAGAACTAtcttcaaatttttctGAATTGGTTTCGATGGAAATTGTGGGCCAAACTTTTGAGGGAAGAGAAATGAAAGCTTTACATATCTCATCAACAGAGGTACACTCAAATGATACTATACCTAACGGCAAGAAAACTATTGTAATTACTGGTGGTGTTCATGCCCGTGAATGGGTCAGTGTAAGTACCGTTTGCTACATTGCCTTTCAATTATTATCCAGATATGGTCATCATAAAAGAGAAACTgcttatataaataatttagatTTCTTAATTATCCCAGTTTTCAACCCGGATGGGTACAGTTACACATGGACTCATGACAGATTATGGAGAAAGAATAGACAACAGACCTACTTCCCTCGTTGTTTTGGTATCGACATTGATCATTCGTTTGATTTTCAGTGGACCGGCACTTCTGACTTCCCATGCAGTGAAGATTATAGTGGTGAATCTCCGTTCGAAGCACTTGAAGCTGACAACTGGAACAAATATTTGACTATGAAAAAGGGAGATTATTTATTGCACGGATATTTAGATTTTCATTCTTATTCGCAGGAAATATTATATCCTTACGGCTATTCATGTGATGCCATTCCAAGAGATTTGGAAAATCTATTGGAACTATCTTATGGGTTAGCCAGGGCTATCAGAAAGAAAAGCAAAAGGAAATATAATGTAATGTCTTCTTGTTTAGATAGGGGTAGCGATTTAACACCAGGATTAGGTTCAGGATCTGCATTAGATTATATGTATCATCATAGAGCACATTGGGCTTTCCAATTGAAGTTAAGGGATACCGGCAATCACGGGTTTTTATTACCAGCTAAACATATTGTTCCCGTGGGAAAAGAGTCTTATGCTgctattaaatatttttgtgattttatattaaatccTGATTTATGA
- the PGA1 gene encoding Pga1p (similar to Saccharomyces cerevisiae YNL158W | PGA1 | Processing of Gas1p and ALP) has protein sequence MKFTPLSQAIRIIIQCLFSFLILTEIKLVFANTETTIVEVPSDFPIDLIKTRIPSIADKVYQEKKEQFNYISLFNTNHITKSFKLNIDGNNNLTTPSYFRGNDKSKKSIQTFEILGYRPRHKYMIKICWSAIFPVSISDITTKFIDNDNGKMSLLLEFRVNPSSNNIRFALFSSSAQKDEQEQIHVPVNISIDELFLGIPVTLYSTILYLVAVVLFTSFMLYIFQYKKKLLFQFDNNKEYSKTKRC, from the coding sequence atgaaattTACACCATTATCTCAAGCcattagaattattatacaatgtctattttcatttttaatattaaccGAAATAAAATTAGTATTTGCAAACACAGAAACAACTATTGTAGAAGTGCCATCGGATTTCCCAATTGATCTTATAAAGACACGCATTCCTAGCATTGCTGACAAAGTAtatcaagaaaaaaaggaacagTTTAATTATATCTCGTTATTTAACACAAACCATATAACTAAGTCATTCAAACTAAATATTGATGGTAACAATAATCTTACTACGCCTTCCTATTTTAGGGGGAATGATAAAAGCAAGAAAAGTATCCAAACTTTTGAAATCCTAGGATACAGACCAAGacataaatatatgatCAAAATATGTTGGAGTGCTATATTCCCTGTATCAATAAGTGATATAACtacaaaatttattgaCAATGATAATGGAAAGATgagtttattattagaatttaGGGTTAATCcaagtagtaataatattagatTTGCACTATTCTCTTCGTCGGCACAAAAAGATGAGCAAGAACAGATACATGTTCCTGTTAATATTTCAATAGACGAGTTATTTTTGGGCATACCTGTTACTCTTTATTCtacaatattatatttagtggctgttgttttatttacatCTTTcatgttatatatatttcagtataaaaagaaactgTTGTTCCAAtttgataacaataaagaaTATTCGAAAACGAAAAGATGTTAA
- the ASI2 gene encoding Asi2p (similar to Saccharomyces cerevisiae YNL159C | ASI2 | Amino acid Sensor-Independent), which yields MTANNNQEGDQDNEFIIPESVINQILNYNNSNTTTSGFTRQDINILITHHENMSDMPSTTNVFNNININNDQDNPRGISHISERRNRALRRLLQYLLVLDRLLLAVFFPLSIYNLTKALMNGVTFSKLGIAEEILMYWDNVNVLQQQSCTTDTNFGIDLLYISNENSGLLSKFHNVLVYYTQEFILPYLNNDNYSSGITYAIKKLTLTWYPRLIKLNTLVIYLGFGIFTSTYFCFAVCFFFVCITLSFLRRYLSVMRVVNKLTSATLQW from the coding sequence ATGACAGCAAATAATAACCAAGAAGGCGATCAAGACAACGAATTTATTATACCCGAATCTGTGATAAACCAAATTTTAaactataataatagcaatactACAACTTCTGGGTTTACTAGACAAGATATAaacatattaataacacaTCACGAAAATATGAGTGATATGCCCTCAACaacaaatgtttttaacaatattaatattaacaatgaCCAAGATAATCCTAGGGGTATATCTCATATTtcagaaagaagaaatagaGCATTACGTAGATTATTACAGTATTTATTGGTTTTGGATCGTTTACTATTAGCAGTTTTCTTCCCACTATCCATATACAATCTAACCAAGGCATTAATGAACGGGGTCACATTTAGTAAATTAGGTATCGCCGAGGAAATATTAATGTATTGGGATAATGTTAACGttttacaacaacaatctTGTACTACTGATACTAATTTTGGGattgatttattatatatttccaACGAAAACTCAGGATTACTATCCAAATTTCACAATGTTTTAGTATACTATACCCAAGAATTTATACTGCCATATctaaataatgataattataGTAGTGGCATAACGTACGCGATTAAAAAACTAACACTTACATGGTACCCTAgattgataaaattaaacactcttgttatatatttagGTTTTGGAATATTTACAAGTACATATTTTTGCTTTGCGGTCTGCTTTTTTTTCGTCTGTATTACATTAAGTTTTTTAAGAAGATATTTGTCTGTAATGAGAGTCgttaataaattaactaGCGCAACATTACAATGGTAA
- a CDS encoding agmatinase (similar to Saccharomyces cerevisiae YPL111W | CAR1 | Catabolism of ARginine): MQFKYQLSLLLPLFLSFVGNNIVEAHKVIDNPTLEDIWDQDWPYQGVETFAHLPHTKCLLHPDVEFDIGIIGVPFDTATTYRPGARFGPSAIRKGSQRQNSLRGFNFRADINPYTSWAKVIDCGDIPVTPMDNDIALKMMTKAFESLLLERNGTANSTSSSGKTVLPPRLMSLGGDHSILLPILRALHKVYGRITVVHFDSHLDTWSAKTSYPGYWHSDTSEFTHGSMLWSAAKEGLLAESNNLHVGLRTRLAGWEDYDVDDDTGFTRIEADEILELGVKGMADKILSIVPKDKPVYVSVDIDVIDPGSAPGTGTMECGGFLTRELIYMLRQMENLNIVGGDVVEVAPAYDPLEITSLAGAQVAYELITNMVKHGPVDESLIKRTGSTELGDNVVVKDEEERIGSRVRHHIFNNF; the protein is encoded by the coding sequence atgCAATTCAAATATCAATTgagtttattattaccattatttttgtcttttgTTGGCAACAACATAGTTGAAGCCCATAAGGTCATTGACAATCCAACTTTAGAGGATATTTGGGACCAAGATTGGCCATATCAAGGTGTGGAAACATTTGCTCATTTGCCACATACCAAGTGTTTGTTACATCCAGATGTCGAATTTGACATAGGTATTATCGGTGTTCCATTTGATACTGCTACCACCTATAGACCAGGTGCAAGATTTGGTCCCAGTGCCATCCGTAAAGGTTCTCAAAGACAGAACTCTTTACGCggatttaattttagagCCGATATTAACCCATATACAAGCTGGGCTAAGGTTATTGATTGCGGCGATATTCCAGTTACCCCTATGGATAATGACATCGCTTTAAAGATGATGACCAAAGCTTTTGAAAGTTTGCTTTTAGAAAGAAACGGGACTGCCAATAGCACGAGCAGTAGCGGTAAAACTGTGCTACCACCTAGATTGATGTCATTGGGCGGGGATCACAGTATTTTATTGCCTATTTTAAGAGCGTTACACAAAGTTTATGGTAGAATTACTGTGGTTCATTTTGATTCGCATTTAGACACTTGGTCAGCTAAGACAAGTTATCCTGGTTATTGGCACAGTGATACCAGTGAATTTACTCATGGTTCTATGTTGTGGTCTGCTGCCAAAGAGGGTTTATTGGCAGAATCTAATAATTTACATGTGGGATTAAGAACTCGATTGGCTGGATGGGAAGATTATGATGTGGATGATGATACTGGTTTTACAAGAATTGAAGCGGACGAGATCCTTGAATTAGGTGTTAAAGGTATGGCTGACAAGATTTTATCTATTGTGCCCAAAGATAAACCAGTTTATGTCAGTGTTGATATTGACGTTATTGATCCTGGTTCTGCTCCAGGTACTGGTACTATGGAATGTGGTGGATTCCTAACCAGAGAATTAATTTATATGTTGAGACAAATGgaaaatttaaacattGTCGGTGGTGACGTTGTCGAAGTCGCTCCCGCATACGATCCATTAGAAATCACCTCTCTAGCTGGCGCACAAGTTGCCTATGAATTGATTACTAATATGGTGAAACATGGTCCTGTTGACGAGAgtttaattaaaagaacTGGCTCAACAGAACTCGGTGACaatgttgttgttaaaGACGAGGAAGAGAGAATTGGGAGCAGAGTAAGAcatcatatttttaataatttttga
- a CDS encoding uncharacterized protein (similar to Saccharomyces cerevisiae YHR131C | putative protein of unknown function (paralog of YNL144C | putative protein of unknown function)): MSGTEMEEWQVKPSLSDETLSSSNSSESVVSSNASSTTANNPILLAASAAATAKRTASTTSDTKMLKITTAKSNIDNSNNAVNNNNNSNNTTTNVNAIAISSTSQNDNANNGSVTGVLSSSHNNDSTGNTNVIPNNSNNNKKLTNNIKKVTSVTSTASANKNTLNKIDSSSTSSTVFKTVSGSNSSLLKVDSTNSASRSQSNDSCDIDYEVFQWIDPYPSKPPSYKSVNPNRRITYPIYENVTPESGNNNGVMTPPAYSPTVDCVTVVSLKPEWITPYDASTVKHWKNFVMEINSTQLNFYYIDPSLTKAIKNYSNGPEDQFEAYERKNSSGSPGGGRSRSSSLNLIKSNSNSSSKDYHHYHHYHNPFIALSTRTTYQFNKADQQYISNKIQQNRKRYLTNDRIYRSYSLQYAKFGIPMDYDKKFFVLRLRCELEQFMISFAHVDNLIDWSVYLSIGIGVSLDLDFREMPNYRVVPRRRRRRNGRTGNHRHSNETGRTERRKRSPSAFSLFDNNVNNNVNNNVQDQRNHHIEQILNIENNNNNNNNNNNKSSKDNRAVTTNNNTTATTPTTIPKTSSSSATVQKKIDPMCYATIHTVSGNTLMYDASTNEFCTKTVVIQQNQASGLLPNAGTIKGNIVSGNAKFTTVTNNNNRTSNGTTVISNTTRKRSSSSSSFKETLKNIFRFDNRGTCNNNTIRSRATGVNALKPKPRLDKCSNSEPIVPTKAALSSVGRANVASTVSSNFTKNDDGANNDSSNKNDETSTITSQNNTLNSTLSNVNDTTTTNITTTTSNNNYESDTDADNGEDNNTLPSNDITTTITNTSTISPEAHIPDEKLKPFPIDSSESNSQLRPQVVSTNSGLQALKDDLNELQYIIEENTEETEQNEDGVTNLLLRNGEEDSDGDFEDDEDNLSLSASPENHPGNNTRTSVYVQEGIYRDSDDDEEEEEEENDNYYTHRESARDRDAYRGRATSVTSNLSNIPYGSEDLKWEPARKEMSRRRYIRDSLRCIKPLSSNDSWVGKVLVRPTQFPKFTTINPPISGFDYQNSGTKKNNKDTDRSIKSAPFSSSSKNSFFKFSSKTNLKLAPTFKNEIEYDGEILLAKCKNHYVMPYIVGPTELLKVDLR, encoded by the coding sequence ATGAGTGGCACTGAAATGGAAGAGTGGCAAGTCAAGCCTAGCCTTTCTGATGAAACTTTAAGTAGTAGCAACAGCTCCGAAAGCGTTGTTAGCAGTAATGCTAGTAGCACCACTGCTAATAACCCCATTTTATTAGCTGCATCTGCTGCTGCCACTGCTAAAAGAACAGCCTCAACGACGTCAGACACCAAAATGCTGAAAATCACAACGGCAAAATCAAATATCGATAATTCTAACAATgctgttaataataataacaacagcaaTAATACTACAACTAATGTAAATGCAATAGCGATTTCATCAACTTCTCAAAATGATAATGCAAACAACGGATCTGTTACTGGGGTACTATCTTCCTCTCATAACAATGATAGTACAGGTAATACAAATGTCATTcctaataatagtaacaacaacaaaaaactAACAAACAATATCAAGAAGGTGACAAGTGTTACCAGCACTGCTAGTGCGAACAAAAATACATTGAATAAGATAGATTCTTCATCTACTTCATCTACTGTTTTTAAAACGGTATCAGGTTCTAATTCAAGTTTATTGAAAGTCGACTCCACCAATTCAGCATCAAGATCACAAAGTAATGACTCTTGTGACATAGACTATGAAGTTTTCCAATGGATTGATCCCTATCCTAGCAAGCCACCAAGTTATAAATCAGTTAATCCCAATAGAAGAATCACATATCCAATATATGAAAATGTTACGCCAGAaagtggtaataataacggtGTAATGACTCCCCCTGCATATTCTCCCACTGTGGACTGCGTTACGGTTGTTTCTTTAAAGCCAGAATGGATAACACCATATGATGCGTCTACAGTTAAGcattggaaaaattttgttatgGAAATTAATTCCACTCAGTTAAATTTCTATTATATTGATCCATCACTAACCAAggcaattaaaaattattctaATGGCCCCGAGGACCAATTTGAAGCGTATGAACGAAAAAATAGTTCTGGAAGTCCTGGTGGCGGTAGATCTAGAAGCTCtagtttaaatttaataaaaagcaaTTCCAATAGCAGCAGTAAAGactatcatcattatcatcactACCATAACCCTTTCATTGCCCTATCTACCAGAACAACATACCAGTTCAATAAAGCGGACCAACAATATATTTCCAACAAAATCCaacaaaatagaaaaagatatttgaCTAATGATAGAATTTATAGAAGTTATTCTTTACAATATGCAAAATTTGGTATTCCGATGGATTACGACAAGaagttttttgttttacgATTAAGATGTGAATTAGAGCAATTTATGATTAGTTTTGCTCATGTTGATAACTTAATTGATTGGTCTGTTTATTTAAGTATTGGGATTGGTGTATCGTTAGACCTAGACTTTAGAGAGATGCCAAACTATAGAGTTGTTCCACGGagaaggagaagaagaaatggAAGAACAGGTAACCATCGACATAGTAATGAGACTGGTAGAacagaaagaagaaaaagaagtcCGTCTGCTTTTTCTCTGTTTGATAATAACGTCAATAATAAcgtcaataataatgttcaAGATCAAAGAAACCATCATATTGAACAAATTTTGaacattgaaaataataataataataataataataataataataaatcctCCAAAGATAACAGGGCTGTCActaccaacaataatactactgCCACCACCCCAACCACCATCCCTAAgacttcttcttcttctgctACCGTCCAAAAGAAAATCGATCCAATGTGCTATGCCACTATTCATACAGTTTCAGGAAACACTTTAATGTATGATGCATCTACAAATGAATTCTGCACAAAAACAGTAGTTATTCAACAGAATCAAGCGTCAGGTCTTTTGCCTAACGCAGGGACTATTAAGGGTAATATTGTTTCAGGAAATGCAAAATTTACGACAGTTactaacaacaacaataggACTTCAAACGGCACTACTGTAATATCTAATACCACGCGTAAAAGAAGCAGCTCATCTAGTAGTTTTAAAGAGACtttgaaaaacatttttcGTTTTGATAATCGCGGTACATGTAACAACAATACTATTCGTAGTAGAGCCACGGGAGTAAATGCTCTGAAACCTAAACCTAGGTTAGACAAATGCTCGAATTCCGAACCAATAGTGCCCACAAAAGCAGCTTTAAGTAGCGTTGGGAGGGCAAATGTTGCTTCTACTGTAAGTTCTAACTTCACCAAGAATGATGATGGTGCTAATAACGacagtagtaataaaaacgaTGAAACTAGTACCATAACATCACAAAACAATACCCTAAATAGTACACTTTCTAATGTAAATGATACCACCACCACtaatattactactactactagtaacaataattacGAGAGTGATACTGATGCTGATAACGGAGAGGATAATAACACATTACCCTCCAATGATATTACCACAACTATTACTAATACCTCTACAATTTCACCAGAAGCACATATTCCTGATGAAAAACTAAAACCTTTCCCAATCGATTCATCAGAAAGTAACAGTCAATTGCGTCCACAGGTTGTAAGCACTAATTCGGGATTACAGGCATTAAAAGATGATTTGAATGAATTACAATACATTATCGAAGAAAATACTGAGGAAACGGAGCAAAATGAAGACGGAGTAACAAACTTGTTATTACGCAACGGTGAAGAAGATTCCGATGGAGATTTTGAAGACGATGAAGACAACCTAAGCCTATCAGCATCTCCTGAGAATCATCCTGGTAATAACACTAGAACTTCAGTATATGTACAAGAAGGTATTTATCGAGATAGTGATGACgatgaggaagaagaagaagaagaaaacgACAATTATTATACTCATCGAGAATCAGCTCGTGATAGGGATGCGTACAGAGGAAGGGCAACCAGCGTTACCTCTAATTTGAGTAATATACCTTACGGTAGCGAAGATTTAAAGTGGGAACCTGCAAGAAAGGAGATGAGCAGGAGAAGATATATCAGAGATTCTTTAAGATGTATTAAGCCATTATCTAGCAATGATAGTTGGGTAGGTAAAGTGCTTGTTCGTCCAACTCAATTCCCTAAATTTACAACCATTAATCCGCCAATATCTGGTTTTGATTATCAAAACAGTGGtactaaaaagaataacaaAGATACCGATCGTAGTATTAAAAGTGCACCATTTTCTAGTAGTTctaaaaattcattttttaagtttaGTTCTAAAACTAATCTAAAATTGGCTCCTACTTTCAAAAATGAGATTGAGTACGATGGAGAAATCTTATTAGCCAAATGCAAAAACCATTATGTTATGCCATATATTGTAGGTCCGACAGAATTATTGAAGGTGGATTTAAGGTAA